The Malus domestica chromosome 08, GDT2T_hap1 genomic interval GTACAAAGAGAACATGACATACCTTCTTTCGGTCGGTCTTCCTTTTCTTTGGAGCAGGCTCCTCACTACTACCCACCTGCCAGGAACCAAAAACATGTGCAATATTAACAACTAAATCAACCACAAAGAAATGCAGGCACGATGAAATGTCAAGTACCAtcatgaagaaaacaaaaaacaattacgAACAAGCTTCTAACAGTGAAAAGAATATATACAACTGTAAATAGGACCAGATTCTTACAATTTCTGGGCATTTATAATCAATACCAGCAGCCTCAATTTTCTTTTGACGCTTCAGATCTCTCTTCACAATCTTCCCCATTAACTTCTTGTGCTCTTCCACTGTTCTTTCCTGAAAAATCACCACCCAACAAGGAAAAGGTTAATGAGTTGAAAGTCCTTGCAGGTTTGTTGTGCAATGTCAAATGGGAGAACTTGCTAGAAGTTGCGTTTCATGTCTTCACTGAATACCTTGTCTTGTCTCTTCCGCTCAATTTGAACCCAGTTCACGGGTCTGACTCGGTAGTTGAAACCTTTCCATCTAAAGTCAAACAAGACACCAATGGTGAGCATTTACAGCAACAAAAGTTATCAGTAAGGGGGAACGCAAGAAATTCTCAACCCAGCAACCAACGTACAATTGAACCACTGATCCTTGGCCCTACCTTTTCCCTCCGCTAGTTTGATGAATGATCTATTTTTCATAACATTGAATTTAAACCCTGAAACTTTTTTCCTACAATAAAAGTCCCCCTTAACTTTGCTCGCATCTTTTCCCTCCATTCCTATTTATAGTTTTTCACTGTTCTCAGTTTCAAGTGACACAGAAAACTGAACGTGAAATGATTACCACTTGAGATTCAAAGCACACAGATGAACCAAGTCGTAAGATAAATCTTTTAAAGAACCATTGAACAGCTTAACCACATTAATACACATTAGATTTACTATAAACAAAACTATCTTTGATGCCAAACTAACTCTCATATCATAAtaaaagataaacaaataatTACTTACAATTTCGGGTGAACTTTCTGCGGAGGAATAAGATGGACTTGCAACACGTGTTCGAACAACAAATAGTTATGCATAGTGTCAGCTACAACTTTCGCCACCTGCAAACAGGGTAGTGTTAGcaccgcaaaaaaaaaaaaggaaacatttGGGAGTTTAGATAATAAATTCCAAGAAATTGAATACAACCTGAGGGTCTTCAAACTCAATGAAGCCAAAATGCTTTGATTTCCCTGTCTATTGAACAtaagatgaaagaaaaaaagagttaaaatatgtcaaaaacataataattccTGTAACTATGATACTGCATACTAAATGAAAGGGATCTTTTATCTGCAATTATTCACAAGTCAGGGAGGAAAGAAGGAGTTGTAGAACTACGTTCAAGAGTGATAAACATTATACTTATCTTCAGTTACAAGGAGCTAAAGATGTTTCAATTGGGAACTTAAAAAATAgggaaaacatatatatagtgACACAGTTGTGGTCCAGCAGCCTAACCTTTTTGTTACGCGCAATTCTTAATTTCTTAATCGAACCAAATTGCCCAAAAAATCCTGT includes:
- the LOC103421401 gene encoding uncharacterized RNA-binding protein C1827.05c, giving the protein MGAKAKKAMKKQLSKASAQLTASSHKNKEAAAPPATAIVTASTAADFLPLEGGPARKLPQEKPTEDVATVLYIGRIPHGFYEKEMEGFFGQFGSIKKLRIARNKKTGKSKHFGFIEFEDPQVAKVVADTMHNYLLFEHVLQVHLIPPQKVHPKLWKGFNYRVRPVNWVQIERKRQDKERTVEEHKKLMGKIVKRDLKRQKKIEAAGIDYKCPEIVGSSEEPAPKKRKTDRKKVVSK